The following are encoded in a window of Candidatus Poribacteria bacterium genomic DNA:
- a CDS encoding Ldh family oxidoreductase, translating into MNRPPETFVLVNEERLLNFSTACFEKAGLTYEHAALISRLLVNSDLRGVRSHGTQTVNRYCRGFESGGLNPRPNIRVIHETPTAVVLDGNGTLGYLPMVRATEHAIAKAKEVGIGMGLVRYIGHYGSAGHYARMCNEAGCIGFSVQGSRNHGNAGNQDPKPQLGYFGNPPICFAIPSGEEPPVVLDAATCIMADYQRGPEFDALLSMIPAAFFKSIGYTAVAHLLGGGLTGFTEPPPEDTAKWKPPQGGMVLAIDIESVVPLDVFHAEVDCMVHDVRETYEPMPGTDTALLPGAIEVERTEQHRREGIRYGEAEQESARAVSERLGVPLPWDE; encoded by the coding sequence ATGAACAGACCACCAGAAACTTTCGTCTTAGTCAATGAGGAACGACTGCTCAACTTCTCTACCGCTTGCTTTGAGAAAGCAGGTCTCACATACGAACACGCCGCACTCATCAGCCGCTTACTTGTCAATTCTGACTTACGAGGTGTCCGCAGTCACGGCACTCAAACCGTTAATAGGTATTGTAGAGGTTTTGAAAGTGGAGGTCTCAATCCACGTCCCAATATCCGCGTCATCCATGAAACACCTACTGCTGTTGTGCTTGACGGAAACGGTACGCTCGGCTATCTCCCGATGGTTCGCGCGACCGAACACGCCATTGCTAAAGCGAAGGAGGTCGGCATTGGGATGGGACTCGTCCGCTACATTGGGCACTACGGATCCGCAGGGCACTACGCACGTATGTGTAACGAAGCCGGATGCATCGGTTTTTCGGTACAGGGATCCCGGAACCACGGTAACGCTGGCAACCAAGACCCTAAACCGCAACTCGGTTACTTCGGCAACCCACCGATCTGTTTCGCTATTCCTTCTGGTGAAGAGCCGCCGGTCGTGCTCGACGCTGCGACCTGTATTATGGCGGATTACCAACGCGGCCCCGAATTCGATGCCCTGCTGTCGATGATACCTGCTGCTTTCTTCAAGAGTATCGGCTATACTGCTGTGGCACACCTGCTCGGTGGGGGACTCACAGGTTTCACTGAACCACCACCAGAAGACACCGCAAAATGGAAACCGCCACAAGGCGGTATGGTCCTCGCCATAGACATTGAATCCGTTGTGCCACTTGATGTCTTCCACGCAGAGGTTGACTGTATGGTGCATGATGTCCGCGAAACCTACGAACCGATGCCAGGAACTGACACGGCATTGCTACCCGGGGCGATTGAAGTAGAACGCACAGAACAGCATCGCCGTGAAGGTATCCGTTACGGGGAGGCTGAACAGGAGTCTGCGCGCGCTGTCAGCGAACGGTTGGGTGTGCCATTGCCTTGGGACGAATAA
- a CDS encoding Gfo/Idh/MocA family oxidoreductase, whose product MSTTYRVGLVGTGGIANAHGNACQQAPSAELAAICDVSENALTNFGERFDVAPENQYLSLAEMLDAENLDIAIICTWGAFHAEVGIQLAESRQVKAILCEKPFTSTAAEAEAFVGAAQENGVLVAEAFKFRHHPMHLKAKELVDSGAIGEFKALRSTFCTGGGGGGPETRKPEANWRFNKAKGGGSIYDLACYNIHHARFMFGAEPVRVSGMSQAGLEVDDGSYLLLVFPGERIAQISTGFNCAGGQYAEMAGLGGMLRIETAWNNENSAVSIELTTREGREVIDFEPCFQFALQLEHLCEVLATGKPHRISPESCVNQMRVIDAAFEAMATGRTVELG is encoded by the coding sequence ATGTCAACGACTTACCGTGTGGGGCTTGTCGGAACAGGTGGAATCGCTAACGCCCACGGCAACGCGTGTCAACAAGCACCGAGTGCTGAATTGGCAGCGATCTGTGATGTGTCGGAAAATGCGTTAACCAATTTCGGTGAACGATTTGATGTGGCACCTGAGAATCAGTATCTCTCTTTAGCAGAGATGTTAGACGCTGAGAACTTGGACATCGCTATTATCTGTACGTGGGGTGCGTTCCACGCTGAGGTCGGTATCCAGCTTGCTGAATCCCGCCAAGTCAAGGCGATTTTGTGTGAGAAGCCGTTCACGTCAACGGCTGCGGAGGCGGAAGCGTTCGTTGGTGCAGCACAGGAGAACGGTGTTCTGGTAGCAGAAGCGTTTAAATTCCGACATCATCCGATGCACCTCAAGGCGAAAGAGTTAGTCGATTCAGGGGCAATCGGGGAATTTAAGGCACTCCGAAGCACTTTCTGCACAGGTGGCGGCGGTGGTGGACCCGAGACCCGTAAGCCCGAGGCGAATTGGCGGTTTAACAAAGCGAAAGGCGGGGGCAGTATCTACGATTTGGCGTGTTACAATATCCACCATGCGCGATTCATGTTTGGTGCTGAACCGGTTCGCGTATCGGGAATGTCTCAAGCAGGATTAGAAGTGGACGATGGTTCTTACCTACTGTTAGTATTCCCCGGTGAACGGATTGCCCAGATTTCTACCGGCTTTAATTGCGCTGGTGGGCAGTACGCCGAAATGGCTGGGTTGGGTGGTATGCTTAGGATTGAAACCGCATGGAACAATGAGAACTCAGCAGTCAGCATTGAGCTTACCACACGAGAGGGCAGAGAAGTCATTGATTTTGAACCGTGTTTCCAGTTCGCATTACAATTGGAGCATCTATGTGAAGTTTTAGCGACTGGCAAACCGCACCGCATCTCACCGGAAAGCTGCGTAAATCAGATGCGTGTCATTGATGCCGCGTTTGAAGCGATGGCGACCGGACGGACAGTTGAGCTAGGCTAA
- a CDS encoding Ldh family oxidoreductase, producing the protein MNRPPEDFVHVDEERLLNFSTACFEKAGITHEHAALISRLLVNSDLRGVRSHGTRTVNGYCGGFENGSFNPRPNIRIIHETPTAVVLDGNGTLGYLPMVRATEHAIAKAKAVGIGMGLVRYIGHYGSAGHYARLCNEAGCIGFSVQGYQNQGNAGNQDPKPQLGYYGNPPICFAIPSGEEPPVVLDAATCIMADYQRGPDFDALLSVIPAAFFKSIGYTAIASLLGGALTGFTEPAPEDTAKWSGGGMGGMVLAIDIESVVPTAVFNAEVDRMVHDVRETYEPMPGTDRALLPGAIETERTEQHRREGIRYGEMEQESARGVSERLGVPLPWDE; encoded by the coding sequence ATGAATCGACCACCAGAAGATTTCGTCCACGTAGACGAAGAACGACTTCTTAATTTCAGCACCGCCTGCTTCGAGAAAGCCGGTATCACACACGAGCACGCCGCACTCATCAGCCGTCTGCTTGTTAATTCTGACCTAAGAGGGGTTCGGAGTCACGGCACTCGAACCGTCAACGGATATTGTGGGGGCTTTGAAAACGGGAGTTTCAACCCACGTCCCAACATCCGAATCATTCATGAGACACCGACTGCTGTCGTGCTTGATGGCAACGGCACACTCGGCTATCTCCCGATGGTGCGTGCAACCGAACACGCCATCGCCAAAGCGAAAGCGGTCGGCATCGGCATGGGATTGGTGCGTTATATTGGGCATTACGGATCGGCAGGACACTACGCACGCTTATGTAACGAAGCCGGATGCATCGGTTTTTCAGTACAGGGGTATCAGAACCAGGGCAACGCTGGCAACCAAGACCCCAAACCGCAGCTGGGCTACTACGGCAATCCGCCCATCTGCTTTGCTATCCCTTCTGGTGAGGAGCCGCCAGTTGTCCTCGACGCAGCAACCTGTATTATGGCAGACTACCAGCGCGGTCCTGATTTCGATGCCTTACTTTCAGTCATTCCAGCGGCTTTTTTCAAGAGCATTGGCTATACCGCAATAGCAAGTCTACTTGGCGGCGCATTGACCGGCTTCACCGAACCGGCACCCGAAGACACCGCAAAATGGAGTGGTGGAGGTATGGGGGGTATGGTGCTTGCCATAGACATCGAATCCGTTGTGCCAACCGCTGTTTTCAACGCTGAAGTCGATCGTATGGTACATGATGTCCGTGAAACCTACGAACCGATGCCGGGAACCGACAGAGCACTGCTACCCGGAGCGATCGAAACGGAACGCACAGAACAGCATCGCCGTGAAGGTATCCGTTACGGGGAGATGGAACAGGAATCCGCACGCGGGGTCAGTGAACGCTTAGGCGTGCCACTCCCTTGGGACGAATAA
- a CDS encoding sulfotransferase, with protein MENLITVIGRGHSGTRAISHTLYASGVFMGSQLNPSGDKIPPHAMYDACRVMAQYVKWQGGLSWDFDPLFTMPIDPEFERLINTYLEDVLQNPAIHKGWKIPETTLVYPWIARMFPDIKFIHWIRDPRDSIRGSHKTDDLRDFGVVYCETDDIYERRAISWIYQYKLMQATPMPKNVIQIRFEDFVLDQERVLKQLEAFLGIPLGRIVVRADAVARWKKDLAELEPGASLPQYEFEFLKKAIVENGYPLTAT; from the coding sequence ATGGAAAATTTGATCACAGTGATTGGACGCGGGCACTCTGGGACGCGGGCTATCTCTCATACGTTATACGCCAGTGGCGTTTTCATGGGGAGTCAATTGAACCCTTCCGGTGATAAGATTCCGCCGCACGCGATGTATGATGCGTGCCGAGTGATGGCACAATATGTCAAATGGCAGGGTGGACTATCGTGGGATTTTGATCCTCTTTTCACGATGCCGATTGACCCAGAATTTGAAAGGCTCATCAACACCTACTTAGAGGATGTGCTACAGAATCCGGCCATCCATAAAGGTTGGAAAATCCCAGAAACGACGCTCGTCTATCCGTGGATAGCGCGAATGTTTCCAGACATAAAGTTCATCCACTGGATTCGCGATCCACGGGATAGTATTCGGGGCAGCCACAAAACGGACGATCTTCGAGATTTCGGGGTTGTCTACTGTGAAACGGACGATATCTATGAAAGACGGGCAATCTCGTGGATCTATCAATATAAACTCATGCAAGCGACACCGATGCCCAAAAATGTTATTCAGATCCGTTTTGAGGATTTTGTTTTGGATCAGGAACGGGTGCTCAAGCAGCTTGAGGCATTTTTAGGTATTCCATTAGGACGGATCGTAGTTCGAGCAGACGCAGTGGCACGTTGGAAAAAAGACCTCGCAGAATTAGAACCCGGTGCATCGTTACCGCAATACGAATTTGAGTTTTTGAAAAAAGCAATTGTTGAAAACGGTTATCCGTTAACAGCAACGTAA
- a CDS encoding T9SS type A sorting domain-containing protein: protein MHTHIKTNFLLYTFMLFVCLNSFFLRNTAAQISDNYTFETIEVPGVDFLGLAASSDFEDYAGYTPSADGEKFVAFTLIDGVFTTYDFPDSKSTYFYALGNNGIAAGHYEDSEGLFHGVILENGELRQYDFPNSVETEIYGYSDSTGALTGNFTDASGVRRGFSGETIVEFPGASETYADFVSGLGNIVGSYVDTEGAYHAYLRGPGGSFATLGIPEIPNMEYFFLHGINDALVAVGRAKAVDGVPRTFVGNPVALQEFKVPGAVSTEGWNVNQDGSVVGHYDTADGRRHGFIARPAQKSAVRPPPDLSYTFESIDVPGVDFLAVTASSDFQDYAGNMRGPDGEKDVAFTLIDGVFTTYDFLGSQGTYFYALGNNGVAAGHYQDSDGLFHGVILENGELRQYDFPGAVETEIYGYSDSTGALTGSFVDTSGVRRGFSGDTIVEYPGTPETYADFVSWTGHIVGSYVDADGVYHAYMRSSVGRFLSIDLPNALNLEYFFLHGLNRARTVVGRAKAVGDVPRTYVGSPLNLQELQVPGAISTEGWNINEDGSVVGHYDSADGRRHGFIARLVPKAEGDHFGNFYTVMLSKGLNMLSVPLAPPTPMTAKSLVAMTGATTIITLDAATQAFVAWTPSAPNDGFPIEGGKGYIVNVPETRNFAFVGAPWADPTEAAAAPSAISPETWAFVVSGHLKGKSTFDGYQVIVRNLRTNSTVSTSVQGNYFAAANADLTRRSVVRVRDVIELRVIGPGGNAESQTLSFKVTPEDLANAVLSVSLDGIGQPTQNLLLQNYPNPFNPETWIPYQLSEDSLVSVSIYDTTGQLVRTLSLGFQSAGFYNSRARAAYWDGRNALGERVASGIYFYQLTTPSFQQTRRLVILK from the coding sequence ATGCATACTCATATAAAAACCAATTTTTTGCTTTACACATTTATGTTGTTTGTGTGCCTCAATTCCTTTTTCCTAAGGAATACTGCCGCACAAATCAGCGACAACTATACATTCGAGACGATCGAAGTTCCGGGTGTAGATTTTTTGGGGTTGGCAGCGAGTAGCGATTTTGAGGATTACGCAGGTTATACGCCGAGTGCTGATGGTGAAAAATTCGTCGCCTTTACACTCATTGACGGTGTTTTTACAACCTACGATTTCCCCGATTCAAAGAGCACTTATTTCTATGCGCTGGGTAATAACGGTATCGCTGCAGGGCACTACGAAGATAGCGAGGGGCTTTTCCACGGTGTCATCTTAGAGAATGGTGAGTTGCGGCAATACGATTTTCCGAATTCTGTCGAAACGGAGATATACGGATATAGTGATTCGACAGGGGCACTGACGGGAAATTTTACAGATGCGTCTGGTGTTCGTCGTGGATTCTCAGGGGAGACAATCGTTGAGTTCCCTGGGGCATCGGAAACTTACGCCGATTTTGTGAGTGGACTAGGCAATATCGTGGGTAGTTACGTAGATACTGAAGGCGCGTATCATGCATACCTGCGTGGGCCTGGAGGTAGTTTTGCAACTCTGGGTATTCCAGAGATACCAAATATGGAATACTTTTTTCTGCACGGTATCAACGATGCACTGGTTGCCGTTGGCAGAGCGAAAGCGGTGGATGGTGTTCCGCGCACCTTTGTCGGCAACCCCGTCGCCCTACAAGAATTTAAGGTTCCGGGTGCCGTTAGCACGGAAGGCTGGAATGTCAATCAGGACGGTTCTGTCGTCGGACACTACGACACAGCAGATGGACGTAGACACGGATTTATCGCAAGACCCGCGCAGAAGAGTGCCGTGCGACCACCTCCTGACCTCAGTTATACTTTTGAGAGTATTGATGTTCCGGGCGTAGATTTTTTAGCAGTGACGGCGAGTAGCGACTTTCAAGATTACGCCGGCAACATGCGGGGTCCTGATGGAGAAAAAGATGTCGCCTTTACGCTCATAGATGGCGTTTTTACGACCTACGATTTTCTCGGCTCGCAAGGCACCTATTTCTATGCGCTGGGTAATAATGGGGTTGCTGCCGGACACTACCAAGATAGCGATGGTCTTTTTCACGGTGTTATCTTAGAAAATGGCGAGTTGCGGCAATACGATTTCCCGGGTGCCGTCGAAACGGAGATCTACGGGTATAGTGATTCGACCGGAGCTCTGACCGGTAGTTTTGTAGATACTTCTGGTGTTCGCCGCGGGTTTTCAGGAGACACAATAGTCGAGTATCCCGGGACACCGGAAACTTACGCCGATTTTGTGAGTTGGACGGGCCATATTGTGGGCAGCTACGTGGATGCTGATGGTGTATATCATGCATACATGCGTAGCTCGGTGGGTAGATTTCTATCTATTGACCTTCCAAACGCACTAAATCTGGAATACTTTTTTCTCCACGGTCTCAACAGAGCAAGGACTGTCGTTGGCAGAGCGAAAGCGGTGGGCGATGTCCCGCGCACCTATGTCGGCAGCCCCCTCAATCTACAAGAATTGCAGGTTCCGGGTGCTATTAGCACGGAGGGCTGGAATATCAATGAGGACGGTTCTGTCGTTGGACACTATGACTCAGCAGATGGACGCAGACACGGATTCATCGCCAGACTCGTTCCCAAAGCAGAGGGCGATCACTTTGGCAACTTTTACACGGTTATGCTGTCTAAGGGTCTAAATATGCTTTCTGTGCCATTGGCACCGCCAACACCGATGACTGCCAAGTCACTTGTCGCCATGACAGGTGCGACAACTATCATCACGCTTGATGCCGCAACACAGGCGTTCGTCGCGTGGACACCGAGTGCACCCAATGACGGTTTCCCGATTGAGGGTGGAAAAGGCTATATCGTCAATGTTCCAGAAACCCGCAACTTTGCTTTCGTCGGGGCACCTTGGGCAGATCCAACCGAGGCTGCGGCAGCACCGTCTGCCATATCCCCAGAAACATGGGCATTCGTTGTCAGCGGACATTTGAAAGGGAAATCAACGTTTGACGGTTATCAAGTCATCGTCCGTAATCTCAGAACAAACAGCACAGTAAGCACCTCCGTACAAGGGAATTACTTCGCTGCTGCAAATGCCGATTTGACGCGGCGGAGCGTCGTCCGAGTCAGGGACGTGATCGAATTACGCGTCATCGGTCCGGGTGGAAATGCTGAATCACAAACCCTTAGTTTCAAAGTGACCCCTGAGGACTTGGCAAACGCTGTTTTATCTGTCAGTCTTGATGGTATCGGTCAACCGACACAGAATCTCTTGCTGCAGAACTACCCGAATCCGTTTAACCCGGAGACATGGATCCCATATCAACTCTCTGAAGACAGTCTGGTATCGGTCTCCATTTACGATACGACGGGTCAGTTGG
- a CDS encoding ABC transporter substrate-binding protein: MMHKFLALMNLIVLLIIQVGCDKVQKVVTPKQEQKILKIGFVVAGERVTYPNGAEMAVTEINQRGGLLGMPVELIGHINKEAGPEVSIQIAETLIVEDEIIALIGPNRSSHAVEVAPVAQRYGIPMVTTTATNPNVTNAGDFVFMASFTDSFQGAVMAQFAIEDLDTTTAAVITRHGDLYTEGISEFFALNFSKLGGKIVANEFYGGNSSDFTAQLTNIAAAKPDVLFASGFVQDIAFITQQARAMLLQNEAGEPTIFLGADSWDSELLFDNEDAEVEGSFFSGHFSPDTDEPTARAFVDTYESIYESTPTGGVAVSYDAVKLLFEAVERAGSLNPNEIREQLAATENYIGATTIASYDEKRHPTKSAVIFTIKNGEKQFHKQIAPF, translated from the coding sequence ATGATGCATAAATTTCTCGCTCTAATGAATCTAATCGTGTTACTAATCATACAGGTCGGATGTGACAAGGTTCAGAAGGTTGTTACACCGAAGCAGGAACAGAAAATTCTTAAAATCGGTTTCGTCGTCGCAGGTGAACGCGTTACCTATCCTAACGGTGCAGAGATGGCTGTCACAGAGATTAACCAACGTGGTGGACTTCTTGGGATGCCTGTTGAATTGATTGGACATATTAATAAAGAAGCGGGACCGGAGGTCTCCATCCAAATCGCTGAAACTCTCATCGTTGAAGACGAAATTATCGCGCTCATTGGACCCAACCGCTCTTCCCACGCTGTTGAGGTCGCTCCAGTCGCACAGCGTTACGGAATCCCTATGGTTACCACAACCGCAACCAACCCAAACGTAACAAACGCTGGTGATTTCGTTTTCATGGCATCCTTTACGGATAGTTTCCAAGGTGCTGTTATGGCACAGTTTGCGATAGAGGACCTTGATACGACCACCGCCGCGGTCATCACGCGACATGGTGATCTTTATACAGAAGGTATCTCTGAATTCTTCGCACTCAATTTCAGTAAACTCGGTGGTAAAATCGTTGCGAATGAATTTTACGGAGGCAATTCGTCAGATTTTACAGCACAACTGACAAACATCGCCGCAGCGAAGCCCGACGTGCTTTTCGCATCCGGTTTTGTTCAAGATATTGCGTTCATAACGCAACAGGCACGAGCGATGTTACTGCAAAACGAAGCGGGTGAACCCACGATTTTCCTTGGCGCAGATTCATGGGACAGCGAACTTCTGTTCGATAACGAAGATGCTGAGGTAGAAGGTAGTTTTTTCAGCGGACACTTCTCACCAGATACAGATGAACCGACAGCACGCGCGTTTGTTGATACCTATGAATCTATCTATGAATCTACGCCTACTGGTGGTGTTGCAGTTAGCTACGACGCGGTTAAATTGCTTTTTGAAGCAGTCGAGCGGGCAGGTAGTCTCAACCCCAATGAAATCCGCGAACAACTCGCCGCCACCGAAAACTACATCGGTGCAACGACCATCGCCAGTTACGATGAAAAGCGCCATCCAACCAAAAGTGCTGTAATTTTCACTATCAAAAACGGTGAAAAGCAGTTCCATAAGCAGATTGCTCCGTTTTAG
- a CDS encoding haloacid dehalogenase type II, producing the protein MANFTETKALTFDLFGTILDLGGSLTPFISESLDAHAATDVSADTFWEQWRYRQRIEQYQDTIMMLGHSGYLETVRRALHYTLRHNSIDVLPDTVKEFMRGWEQLSPFPEVLAALSRLQSRYQLVVLSNGDPAFLDYLVRERVAWEFDGVISVTSVGAFKPHPAVYRAAAGELGLEVNECLMVSANSFDIMGARACGYRGAFVNRYKLPYEDTPYQPDVTVRDFTELAEALL; encoded by the coding sequence ATGGCAAATTTCACAGAGACAAAAGCACTTACTTTTGACCTGTTCGGCACAATTTTGGATTTAGGTGGCAGTCTCACGCCGTTCATTAGTGAGTCACTGGATGCCCACGCCGCGACCGATGTCTCTGCCGATACGTTTTGGGAACAGTGGCGTTACAGGCAGCGAATTGAGCAGTATCAGGACACGATTATGATGCTCGGACATAGCGGCTATCTGGAGACGGTGCGGCGCGCACTGCACTACACGCTGAGGCACAACAGTATTGATGTTTTGCCTGATACGGTGAAAGAGTTTATGCGCGGATGGGAGCAGCTTTCGCCGTTTCCAGAAGTTTTGGCTGCACTCTCGCGACTGCAATCTCGATATCAGTTGGTAGTCCTGTCCAATGGGGATCCAGCGTTTTTAGACTATCTTGTCAGAGAACGCGTTGCGTGGGAGTTTGACGGTGTGATTTCGGTTACATCGGTCGGTGCGTTTAAACCACATCCAGCAGTCTACCGAGCTGCTGCAGGAGAATTGGGACTTGAGGTCAACGAATGTCTTATGGTATCAGCGAATTCGTTTGACATCATGGGGGCGCGGGCGTGCGGCTATAGGGGCGCGTTTGTGAATCGCTATAAACTCCCGTATGAGGATACGCCGTATCAACCCGATGTAACAGTACGCGATTTTACGGAGTTGGCTGAGGCGTTGTTATAA